In Synechocystis sp. PCC 6714, the following are encoded in one genomic region:
- a CDS encoding MBL fold metallo-hydrolase, translating into MAANLTFLGSGSAFTVGADNFQSNAILALDNGRKFLIDCGTDIRFSLYALGLSHRDITDIYVSHLHSDHVGGLEYVGFSTMFDPSCSKPNLYLSQDIAADLWERSLAGGMEAIEGGMTEVDSYFHIHALGPGETFTWENITFQLIKLNHVDTGSMLMPAYGLFFAVSDTKVFFSNDTKFSYDRLGQYFHGADIIFHDCEISPYPSPVHAHYNELRKLPAAIKAKMWLYGYQPGPLPPAVEDGFLGFVKRGQQFEL; encoded by the coding sequence GTGGCCGCTAACTTAACCTTTCTTGGCTCCGGCTCTGCGTTTACGGTGGGGGCAGACAATTTTCAGTCCAATGCCATTCTCGCCCTCGATAACGGCAGGAAGTTTTTGATTGATTGTGGCACTGACATTCGTTTTTCCCTCTATGCCCTCGGCCTGAGCCACCGGGACATCACCGATATTTACGTTAGCCATCTCCACTCAGATCATGTGGGAGGACTGGAGTACGTAGGCTTTAGTACCATGTTTGACCCCAGCTGTAGCAAGCCCAACTTATATCTAAGTCAGGACATTGCGGCGGATTTATGGGAGCGTTCTTTGGCGGGGGGCATGGAGGCCATTGAGGGTGGCATGACAGAAGTTGATAGCTATTTTCACATCCATGCTTTGGGGCCAGGGGAAACCTTCACCTGGGAAAACATTACTTTCCAATTAATTAAACTTAACCATGTGGATACGGGGTCCATGTTGATGCCCGCCTATGGTCTTTTTTTTGCCGTTAGTGACACTAAGGTCTTCTTCAGCAACGACACCAAATTTAGCTACGATCGCCTGGGGCAATATTTCCATGGGGCGGACATCATTTTCCACGATTGCGAAATTTCCCCTTACCCCAGCCCAGTCCATGCCCACTACAACGAACTACGTAAGTTGCCCGCGGCCATCAAAGCAAAGATGTGGCTCTATGGCTACCAGCCGGGGCCCTTGCCTCCAGCGGTGGAAGACGGCTTTTTAGGCTTCGTCAAACGGGGCCAACAATTTGAGCTCTGA
- the proC gene encoding pyrroline-5-carboxylate reductase codes for MSIQLGVIGGGVMAEAILSRLIAEKTYAPEEIIVGEPHGARRDYLQKTYQVKVSPDNQEAANVSQVLLLAVKPQVLDRVLASLAGGANRPLVISILAGVSLQRIQKGFPDHAIIRAMPNTPATVGAGMTAIAVNKMVEPEQLTKAKAIFSAVGSVVEVPENLMDAVTGVSGSGPAYVALMIEALADGGVLAGLPRAIAHKLALQTVLGTAELIKETEEHPAQIKDKVTSPGGTTIAGVAVLEKMGFRSAVIEAVRAAYRRSQELGKK; via the coding sequence GTGTCCATTCAACTTGGTGTCATCGGGGGAGGGGTTATGGCTGAAGCCATCCTGTCCCGTTTAATTGCAGAAAAAACCTATGCCCCAGAAGAAATAATTGTGGGGGAACCCCACGGTGCCCGGCGGGACTACTTACAAAAAACCTATCAAGTTAAAGTTTCCCCCGATAATCAAGAGGCGGCCAATGTTTCTCAAGTGCTGCTGTTGGCAGTCAAACCCCAGGTGCTAGACCGGGTGCTGGCCAGCTTAGCCGGAGGCGCCAACCGTCCCCTAGTGATTTCCATTTTGGCCGGCGTTTCTCTGCAAAGAATTCAAAAGGGTTTTCCCGACCACGCCATCATTCGGGCCATGCCCAACACTCCCGCCACCGTTGGGGCTGGCATGACGGCGATCGCCGTTAACAAAATGGTAGAGCCGGAACAATTGACCAAAGCCAAAGCTATCTTTTCCGCAGTGGGCAGTGTGGTGGAAGTACCAGAGAACTTAATGGATGCGGTCACAGGGGTGTCCGGTTCTGGCCCCGCCTATGTGGCCCTGATGATCGAAGCCCTGGCGGACGGTGGAGTTTTGGCCGGTTTACCCCGGGCGATCGCCCATAAATTGGCCTTGCAAACGGTCTTAGGCACAGCGGAACTGATTAAGGAAACGGAAGAGCACCCTGCCCAGATTAAAGATAAAGTTACGAGTCCGGGGGGCACCACCATTGCTGGGGTAGCGGTATTGGAGAAGATGGGTTTTCGCTCTGCTGTCATTGAGGCAGTGCGGGCGGCCTATCGCCGTTCCCAGGAACTAGGCAAAAAATAA
- a CDS encoding aspartate kinase — protein MALIVQKFGGTSVGTVERIQAVAQRIKSTVQGGNSLVVVVSAMGKSTDVLVDLAQQISPNPCRREMDMLLSTGEQVSIALLSLALQEIDQPAISLTGAQVGIVTEAEHSRARILEIRPDRLERHLQEGKVVVVAGFQGISSVEHLEITTLGRGGSDTSAVALAAALKADFCEIYTDVPGILTTDPRLVPEAQLMAEITCDEMLELASLGAKVLHPRAVEIARNYGIPLVVRSSWSDEPGTRVVAPPVQNRSLVGLEIAKAVDGVEYDADQAKVALLRVPDRPGVAARLFRDISQQQVDIDLIIQSIHDGNSNDIAFTVVKDLLGTAEAITSAIAPALRSYPEADQEAEIIVEKGIAKIAIAGAGMIGRPGIAAKMFKTLADVGVNIEMISTSEVKVSCVIDQRDADRAIAALSNAFGVTLSPPKNQTDTSHLPAVRGVALDQDQAQIAIRHVPDRPGMAAQLFTALAEANISVDMIIQSQRCRINQGTPCRDIAFMVAEGDSSQAEAILQPLVKNWPDAAAVVNKAIAKVSIVGSGMIGHPGVAAHFFAALAQENINIEMIATSEIKISCVVPQERGVDALKAAHSAFNLAGTKTVTVPA, from the coding sequence ATGGCATTAATCGTTCAAAAATTTGGCGGCACCTCCGTTGGCACTGTGGAGCGTATCCAAGCGGTGGCCCAACGCATTAAAAGCACTGTGCAAGGGGGGAATTCCCTGGTGGTGGTGGTTTCGGCCATGGGAAAAAGCACCGACGTTTTAGTGGATTTAGCCCAGCAAATTTCCCCCAATCCCTGTCGCAGGGAGATGGATATGTTACTTTCCACCGGGGAACAGGTGTCCATTGCCTTGCTAAGCTTAGCCTTGCAGGAAATTGATCAGCCCGCCATTTCCTTAACGGGGGCCCAGGTGGGCATCGTCACGGAAGCGGAACATAGCCGGGCCCGTATTTTGGAAATTCGTCCCGATCGCCTGGAACGCCATCTACAGGAAGGGAAAGTGGTGGTAGTGGCCGGATTCCAGGGCATTAGCAGTGTGGAGCATTTGGAAATTACAACCCTGGGGCGGGGGGGCTCAGACACTTCCGCAGTGGCCCTGGCGGCGGCGTTGAAGGCGGATTTTTGCGAAATTTACACGGATGTACCGGGTATTTTAACCACCGATCCCCGCTTGGTGCCGGAAGCTCAACTCATGGCGGAAATTACCTGTGATGAGATGTTGGAATTGGCCAGTTTGGGGGCTAAGGTGCTCCATCCCCGGGCCGTGGAAATTGCCCGTAACTACGGCATTCCTTTGGTGGTGCGTTCCAGTTGGAGCGATGAACCGGGGACAAGGGTAGTGGCTCCCCCGGTGCAAAATCGTTCCCTGGTGGGACTGGAAATTGCCAAGGCGGTGGACGGGGTGGAATACGATGCTGACCAAGCCAAAGTGGCTCTCCTACGGGTGCCCGATCGCCCGGGGGTAGCGGCCCGATTATTCCGGGACATTTCCCAACAGCAGGTGGATATTGATTTGATCATTCAATCCATCCACGACGGCAACAGTAATGACATTGCTTTCACCGTAGTCAAAGACCTATTGGGCACCGCCGAGGCCATCACCAGCGCCATTGCCCCAGCCCTCCGCAGTTACCCCGAAGCGGATCAAGAAGCGGAAATTATTGTCGAAAAAGGCATAGCCAAAATCGCCATTGCGGGAGCCGGTATGATTGGTCGCCCTGGCATTGCCGCCAAAATGTTTAAAACCCTGGCTGATGTGGGGGTCAACATTGAAATGATTTCCACTTCCGAAGTCAAAGTTAGTTGTGTCATTGATCAACGGGATGCGGACCGGGCGATCGCCGCTTTGTCCAATGCCTTTGGGGTAACCCTATCTCCTCCCAAAAACCAAACGGACACTTCCCATTTACCAGCGGTGCGGGGGGTAGCCCTAGACCAAGACCAAGCCCAGATCGCCATTCGCCACGTACCCGATCGCCCTGGCATGGCCGCCCAACTATTCACCGCCCTAGCAGAGGCCAACATCAGTGTGGACATGATTATCCAATCTCAACGCTGTCGCATTAATCAAGGCACCCCCTGCCGGGATATTGCTTTTATGGTTGCGGAAGGAGATAGCAGTCAGGCTGAGGCGATTTTGCAACCCTTGGTCAAAAATTGGCCCGATGCAGCGGCGGTAGTCAACAAAGCCATCGCCAAGGTTAGCATTGTCGGTTCCGGCATGATTGGCCATCCGGGGGTGGCGGCCCACTTCTTTGCCGCCCTGGCCCAGGAAAATATCAACATTGAAATGATTGCCACGTCGGAAATTAAAATTAGCTGTGTAGTTCCCCAGGAGAGGGGAGTGGATGCCCTGAAAGCAGCCCACAGCGCCTTTAATCTGGCAGGGACAAAAACAGTCACTGTTCCGGCTTAG
- a CDS encoding CHASE2 domain-containing protein — protein MGWSIPAAWKKFLWQSRGIWIATPAVTAMVILLRFSGILQVLEWQSYDAGVRLLPRQEDDRIVIVGIDEQDVTYLNTPIIDDQLLTKILTKLKAQEPAAIGLDLYRDLPMPPGTEELGEVFVNTPNLVGIEKVAGKPGVETVNPPPLLKENNQVGANDLIIDADNIVRRGFIYLVRDGEPHYSFGLHLALRFLDDLEIYPEPVREGSDDFRLNQVVFSPLQSDSGGYIRADDGGFQLLIDYRSTFPKVSLTDVLEDRLPTDWGKGKIILLGKVGESFKDLYFTPNSSTFGLSRAVPGVEIHANIVSQIINAGVEGQSLLKNWSEPVEWLWVGFWSFLGAVITWQLRYATRRSGGQWLPIAAIVGSVGSLLAITYGALLVGWWLPVIPPMLGLLGSGVFIVTWMARAGVQVRNTFGRYLTDQVVATLLENPEGLKMGGDRRPITILTSDLRGFTSTSEGLNPEEVVKVLNIYFGKMADVITSYGGTIDEFMGDGILVLFGAPTSQKDDALRAVACGVEMQLALREVNQQVTGLGLQPLEMGIGINTGEVVVGNIGSEKRTKYGVVGAQVNLTYRIESYTTGGQIFISESTFNAAGDRVQVNGNRTVQPKGVKDPVVIWDVAGVGEPYNLSLAVEEQKYLPIPKPLSLEYVCLEGKHVTDALIPGKLRQISAKGGFIQISSEQHCPDSLTNIKINLREDGEPGKTPALYAKVLDLAPGESHGFYVHFSAMPTDIAQRFHQLYQGALAQPAAIASTKGG, from the coding sequence ATGGGTTGGAGCATACCAGCGGCTTGGAAAAAGTTTCTTTGGCAGTCCCGGGGTATTTGGATTGCAACCCCTGCCGTAACCGCCATGGTGATTTTGCTCCGTTTTAGTGGCATTTTACAGGTGTTGGAATGGCAGAGCTACGACGCCGGAGTCAGGTTGTTACCAAGGCAGGAAGATGACCGCATTGTTATTGTGGGCATTGATGAGCAGGACGTCACCTACCTCAATACCCCCATCATTGATGACCAATTATTGACCAAAATCCTCACCAAGCTGAAGGCCCAAGAACCGGCGGCGATCGGGTTAGACCTCTATAGGGACCTACCTATGCCACCGGGCACAGAGGAATTAGGGGAAGTATTCGTCAATACCCCCAATTTAGTGGGCATTGAAAAGGTGGCCGGGAAACCGGGTGTTGAAACCGTTAATCCTCCGCCGTTGTTAAAGGAAAATAACCAAGTCGGAGCTAATGATCTAATTATTGACGCCGACAATATTGTCCGCCGGGGCTTCATTTATTTGGTGCGGGACGGGGAACCCCATTACAGTTTTGGATTACACCTGGCCCTGCGTTTTTTAGACGATTTGGAAATTTATCCGGAACCGGTGCGGGAAGGTAGTGATGACTTTCGCTTAAACCAAGTGGTATTTTCGCCTCTCCAGTCGGACAGCGGTGGTTATATCCGTGCCGATGATGGGGGCTTTCAATTGTTGATTGATTATCGATCCACTTTTCCCAAAGTTTCCCTCACCGATGTGTTGGAAGATCGATTGCCGACGGATTGGGGCAAGGGCAAAATAATCCTCTTGGGCAAGGTGGGAGAAAGCTTTAAGGATTTATATTTCACCCCCAATAGCAGTACTTTTGGTTTGTCTAGGGCGGTGCCGGGGGTGGAGATCCACGCCAACATCGTCAGTCAAATCATTAATGCTGGAGTTGAAGGTCAATCCCTCCTGAAAAATTGGTCTGAACCAGTGGAATGGCTTTGGGTGGGTTTCTGGTCTTTCCTGGGAGCGGTAATTACCTGGCAGTTACGCTATGCCACCAGGCGTTCCGGGGGGCAGTGGTTACCCATCGCCGCCATTGTGGGGAGTGTAGGGTCGCTGTTGGCCATCACCTATGGAGCATTGTTGGTAGGGTGGTGGTTGCCGGTTATTCCCCCCATGTTGGGTTTATTAGGCTCTGGGGTCTTCATTGTCACTTGGATGGCCCGGGCAGGGGTTCAAGTCCGCAACACTTTTGGCCGTTATTTGACCGATCAGGTGGTGGCAACCCTATTGGAAAACCCCGAAGGACTAAAAATGGGAGGCGATCGCCGGCCCATCACCATTCTCACCTCGGATTTAAGGGGATTTACCAGTACCTCCGAAGGATTGAATCCAGAAGAAGTGGTTAAGGTGCTCAACATTTATTTTGGCAAAATGGCCGATGTCATCACCAGCTATGGCGGCACCATTGACGAGTTTATGGGGGATGGCATCCTAGTCCTATTTGGCGCTCCCACCTCCCAGAAAGATGACGCTCTCCGGGCTGTGGCCTGTGGGGTGGAAATGCAACTGGCCCTGCGGGAAGTAAATCAACAGGTGACGGGGTTAGGGCTACAACCGTTGGAAATGGGCATTGGCATCAATACGGGCGAAGTGGTAGTGGGCAACATCGGTTCCGAAAAACGCACCAAATACGGCGTTGTGGGAGCCCAGGTGAACCTCACCTACCGCATTGAGTCCTACACCACCGGGGGGCAGATTTTTATTTCCGAAAGCACATTTAACGCCGCTGGCGATCGAGTCCAGGTTAACGGGAACAGAACCGTACAACCCAAAGGAGTGAAAGATCCCGTTGTTATTTGGGACGTTGCCGGCGTGGGGGAACCCTATAATCTCTCCCTAGCGGTGGAAGAACAAAAATATTTGCCCATACCCAAGCCATTGTCCTTAGAATATGTCTGTTTGGAAGGAAAACACGTCACCGATGCATTAATCCCCGGCAAATTGCGCCAAATCTCCGCTAAAGGGGGATTTATTCAAATTTCTTCAGAACAACACTGTCCAGACAGTCTAACCAATATTAAAATTAACCTGAGGGAAGATGGAGAGCCAGGAAAAACACCGGCACTCTACGCCAAAGTATTAGACTTAGCCCCTGGAGAAAGTCACGGTTTTTACGTCCATTTTTCTGCAATGCCCACCGACATCGCCCAGCGTTTTCATCAACTCTACCAAGGAGCACTGGCCCAGCCCGCCGCCATTGCCTCTACAAAGGGGGGCTAG
- a CDS encoding DUF1883 domain-containing protein, whose protein sequence is MLNFLKYDLGNIKRGEVVEVILTGGANVRLMDSSNFNKYKTGQKYKYYGGLAKKSPVRIAVPNSGHWYLVVDMQGLRGSTNASVRVVPGTLPEIRERPLSEVPSLFRDNVPPPTETGGETHDVFISHASEDKDDFVRPLANALIDEGLNVWYDEMTLRIGDSLRQKIDKGLTNSRVGLVVLSPSFISKGWTNYELDGIVTRTVSGEQVLLPIWHNITKQQVVNFSPSLADKVARSTATHTIDEIAAEIAELIRSRA, encoded by the coding sequence ATGTTGAATTTCTTAAAGTATGATTTGGGTAACATTAAAAGAGGTGAAGTAGTTGAAGTCATTTTGACTGGCGGTGCCAATGTAAGACTAATGGATAGCTCGAATTTCAATAAATATAAAACCGGACAAAAGTATAAGTACTATGGTGGCTTGGCAAAGAAATCACCGGTAAGAATTGCCGTTCCAAATTCTGGGCATTGGTATTTAGTCGTAGACATGCAGGGATTGCGCGGCAGCACAAATGCATCTGTTCGTGTTGTGCCGGGGACTTTACCTGAAATCCGAGAACGCCCACTCTCTGAAGTGCCCAGCTTGTTTCGTGACAATGTTCCTCCGCCAACTGAAACCGGTGGAGAAACACACGATGTATTTATATCTCATGCTTCTGAAGATAAAGATGATTTCGTCCGGCCGCTTGCGAATGCCTTGATAGACGAAGGCTTGAACGTTTGGTACGACGAAATGACGCTGAGAATCGGAGACAGCCTTAGGCAAAAAATTGACAAGGGATTAACTAATAGTCGGGTTGGTCTGGTGGTTCTTTCTCCGTCATTTATTTCAAAGGGATGGACCAATTACGAGCTTGACGGGATTGTTACCAGAACAGTCTCCGGAGAGCAGGTCTTACTCCCTATTTGGCACAACATAACCAAGCAGCAAGTTGTTAATTTTAGCCCGTCATTGGCTGACAAGGTTGCCAGAAGTACTGCAACTCATACCATTGATGAAATTGCGGCCGAGATTGCGGAGCTTATAAGATCGAGGGCATAA
- a CDS encoding P-II family nitrogen regulator yields MKKVEAIIRPFKLDEVKIALVNAGIVGMTVSEVRGFGRQKGQTERYRGSEYTVEFLQKLKIEIVVDEEQVDMVVDKLVSAARTGEIGDGKIFISPVDSVVRIRTGEKDTEAI; encoded by the coding sequence TTGAAAAAAGTAGAAGCGATTATTCGCCCCTTTAAACTAGACGAAGTCAAAATTGCGCTGGTTAATGCAGGGATCGTTGGTATGACGGTCTCTGAAGTTAGGGGCTTTGGCCGTCAAAAGGGTCAAACAGAGCGTTACCGTGGCTCTGAATACACCGTTGAGTTTCTCCAAAAACTCAAAATTGAGATTGTCGTCGATGAAGAACAGGTTGACATGGTTGTTGACAAGTTGGTGTCGGCGGCCCGCACTGGGGAAATCGGTGACGGTAAAATCTTCATCAGCCCGGTGGATTCAGTGGTACGGATTCGGACAGGGGAAAAGGACACCGAAGCTATCTAA
- a CDS encoding DUF1517 domain-containing protein encodes MLKMLKNLPLPKNIAWRSVWVRGTSVVIIFVLAFALVFTPTFEAEARRSGGRIGGGSFQAPSRNYSSPSGGSYRSGGTYGGGGFGFPFIIPFFGFGGGFGGIFGILIMIAIANVVINAIRNGGGGNGEGGGALTSNDPQVGIAQIQVGLLASAKELKKELDELALSADTGTANGRSLVLQEATLALLRHPEYWVYGSSQSDKVRLSAAEAAFNQLALTERSKFADETLSNFNNQLRQAGRAPAIGGDEPGSVPDGAGEYILVTIIAAAQGNVNLPAVNDSIQLKQSLQTLGGISSDRLLAIEVLWTPQAEGDTLSSNDIISEYPDLRLV; translated from the coding sequence ATGCTTAAGATGCTCAAGAATTTACCTCTACCTAAAAACATTGCCTGGCGATCGGTCTGGGTGCGGGGCACTTCAGTGGTAATTATTTTTGTCCTCGCCTTTGCCCTGGTCTTCACCCCTACCTTTGAAGCGGAAGCTCGCCGCAGCGGTGGCCGCATTGGGGGCGGTTCTTTCCAGGCCCCCAGCCGTAATTACAGTAGTCCTAGCGGTGGCTCCTACCGTTCCGGTGGCACCTACGGAGGCGGTGGCTTTGGTTTTCCCTTTATCATTCCCTTCTTTGGGTTTGGGGGAGGATTCGGCGGTATCTTTGGCATTTTGATTATGATTGCGATCGCCAATGTGGTGATCAATGCCATTCGTAATGGCGGCGGCGGCAATGGCGAGGGGGGGGGAGCCTTAACTAGCAATGATCCCCAGGTGGGTATTGCCCAAATTCAGGTGGGTTTACTGGCCAGTGCCAAGGAGCTGAAAAAGGAACTGGATGAATTGGCCCTGTCCGCTGATACTGGCACCGCCAATGGTCGTTCCCTAGTGCTCCAGGAAGCAACTTTAGCCCTACTCCGTCATCCTGAATATTGGGTTTATGGCTCTAGCCAGAGTGACAAAGTGCGTTTGAGCGCCGCAGAAGCCGCCTTTAACCAATTGGCTCTGACGGAACGGAGTAAGTTCGCCGACGAAACCTTAAGCAATTTCAATAATCAGCTACGCCAGGCCGGCAGGGCCCCAGCCATTGGGGGAGATGAACCAGGATCGGTGCCTGATGGTGCAGGAGAGTATATTCTGGTCACCATTATTGCGGCGGCCCAGGGCAATGTGAACCTGCCGGCAGTCAACGACTCGATTCAGCTTAAGCAGTCTCTTCAAACCCTCGGCGGCATTAGTAGCGATCGCCTATTGGCCATTGAGGTGCTCTGGACTCCCCAGGCGGAAGGAGACACCCTCAGCAGCAACGACATTATCAGTGAATATCCTGACCTGAGATTGGTGTAG
- the rdgB gene encoding RdgB/HAM1 family non-canonical purine NTP pyrophosphatase, whose protein sequence is MTTLIVATGNPGKLAEMQTYLEPLGCQLALKPPEIEVEETGSTFYENACLKASQVAKVLNQWAIADDSGLAVDALDGAPGLYSARYGNSDGERIAKLLQALEGVSQRQAQFICVVAIAAPNGSIQLSSEGICPGEITHNPRGDHGFGYDPIFWVPEHQKTFAEMTKVEKQTVSHRGKAFNQLIHQWPGLKFDSL, encoded by the coding sequence ATGACTACTTTAATTGTCGCCACAGGGAACCCAGGTAAACTAGCCGAGATGCAAACTTACTTAGAGCCCCTTGGTTGTCAATTGGCCCTCAAGCCGCCGGAAATTGAGGTGGAGGAAACCGGCAGTACATTCTATGAAAATGCTTGCTTAAAAGCTTCCCAGGTCGCCAAGGTGCTGAATCAATGGGCGATCGCCGATGATTCTGGTTTAGCGGTGGATGCGCTGGATGGGGCACCGGGTTTATATTCCGCCCGTTACGGCAACAGCGATGGGGAAAGAATTGCCAAATTGCTCCAGGCTCTAGAAGGGGTAAGCCAAAGACAAGCTCAATTTATTTGCGTAGTGGCGATCGCCGCCCCCAATGGCAGTATTCAACTAAGTAGTGAAGGCATTTGCCCGGGGGAGATCACCCACAATCCTAGGGGCGACCATGGTTTTGGTTATGATCCAATTTTTTGGGTACCGGAACATCAAAAAACCTTTGCAGAAATGACCAAGGTAGAAAAACAAACAGTAAGCCACCGGGGAAAAGCGTTTAACCAACTCATCCACCAGTGGCCTGGGTTGAAATTTGACAGTCTTTGA
- a CDS encoding M3 family metallopeptidase: protein MTTAIVANPLLQGRGLPAFDKIQATDVEPAVETLVQELEAQLTELEKTVQPTWEGLVEPLTTLEEKLSWTWGTISHLMGVKNSPELRHGFEQVQPLVVGFISRLGQSRPLYEAFVALRDSIEWDKLEPAQQRIVESNIREAELGGVGLTGEKRDRFNAIQLELAELATKFSNNVLDASQAFELKLNTPEEIVGLPPSLLALAAQTAQQKGEEKATPEDGPWVITLDYPSYLPFMKYSQRADLREKVYRAFIRRAADGQWDNHPLIERILALRLEKAQLLGFATYAELSLSRKMAPDVAAVEKLLEELRHPSYKAAEKEFADLKKFAGVEELHHWDIAYWSERQREQEFDFDAEALRPYFPLPQVLEGLFSLAKRLFGVTIQPSVDPVPVWHPDVQFFRVLDESGTAIANFYLDAYSRPAEKRGGAWMADCLNRGQELVDGQKSLRLPVAYLICNQTPPVGDQPSLMTFYEVTTLFHEFGHGLQHLLTTVNYSGAAGINNVEWDAVELPSQFMENWCYDPTTLFSLAKHYQTGEALPQAEYEKILATRNFMTGSAMLRQINFSLVDLELHHRYRPNGPETIEQIGDRLGKITTILPPLPENAFLCSFGHIFAGGYAAGYYSYKWAEVLSADAFAAFEEAGLDNEAAVQSTGKRFRDTVLALGGSLAPAVVFEKFRGRQPETAPLLRHNGLLPNAS, encoded by the coding sequence ATGACTACCGCCATCGTTGCCAATCCCCTGCTCCAAGGCCGAGGTCTACCTGCTTTTGACAAAATTCAAGCCACTGACGTAGAACCAGCGGTGGAAACTTTGGTGCAGGAGCTAGAAGCTCAATTGACCGAGTTGGAAAAAACTGTGCAGCCCACCTGGGAAGGATTGGTGGAACCCTTGACCACTTTAGAGGAAAAACTGAGTTGGACTTGGGGCACCATTTCCCATTTGATGGGGGTGAAAAATAGCCCCGAATTACGCCATGGCTTTGAACAAGTGCAACCTTTGGTGGTGGGTTTCATTAGCCGGTTGGGGCAAAGCCGTCCCCTTTATGAAGCCTTTGTGGCCCTGCGGGACAGCATCGAATGGGACAAATTGGAGCCAGCCCAGCAACGGATTGTGGAAAGTAATATTCGGGAAGCGGAACTAGGAGGCGTAGGTTTAACGGGGGAAAAACGGGACAGGTTTAACGCTATTCAATTGGAACTTGCGGAATTAGCCACCAAATTTTCCAATAATGTCTTGGATGCTAGCCAAGCCTTTGAGTTGAAGCTAAATACCCCAGAAGAAATTGTCGGATTGCCCCCCAGTTTGTTGGCTCTGGCGGCCCAAACAGCCCAGCAAAAGGGGGAAGAAAAGGCTACTCCAGAAGATGGCCCCTGGGTAATTACCTTGGACTATCCCAGTTATCTTCCCTTTATGAAATATAGTCAGCGGGCGGATCTCCGGGAAAAAGTTTATCGTGCCTTTATTCGTCGGGCGGCGGATGGCCAGTGGGATAACCATCCTTTGATTGAAAGAATTTTGGCGCTACGGCTGGAAAAAGCTCAGTTGTTGGGTTTTGCCACCTATGCGGAGTTGAGTTTGTCCCGCAAAATGGCCCCCGATGTGGCGGCGGTGGAAAAATTGTTGGAGGAGTTACGGCACCCAAGTTACAAGGCGGCGGAAAAGGAATTTGCTGATTTGAAAAAATTTGCTGGGGTGGAAGAACTACACCATTGGGACATTGCCTACTGGTCGGAACGGCAACGGGAACAGGAATTTGATTTTGATGCGGAGGCTCTGCGGCCCTATTTTCCCCTGCCCCAAGTTTTGGAAGGTTTATTTTCTCTGGCAAAAAGGTTATTTGGGGTAACTATTCAACCCAGTGTAGATCCGGTTCCGGTCTGGCACCCCGATGTGCAATTTTTCCGAGTTTTGGATGAATCGGGCACGGCGATCGCCAACTTTTACTTAGATGCCTATAGCCGGCCGGCGGAAAAGCGGGGCGGTGCTTGGATGGCGGATTGCTTAAACCGGGGTCAAGAGTTAGTAGATGGTCAAAAGTCCCTGCGGTTGCCGGTGGCCTACTTGATTTGTAACCAAACGCCGCCGGTGGGGGATCAGCCCAGCCTGATGACTTTTTATGAAGTAACCACTTTGTTCCACGAGTTTGGCCATGGGTTGCAACATTTGCTGACCACGGTTAATTACAGCGGTGCGGCGGGCATTAATAACGTGGAATGGGATGCAGTGGAATTGCCCAGCCAGTTCATGGAAAATTGGTGCTACGACCCGACCACCCTGTTCAGCTTGGCCAAACATTACCAAACCGGGGAAGCTTTACCCCAGGCGGAATACGAAAAAATCCTTGCCACCCGCAACTTTATGACCGGCTCGGCCATGCTCCGGCAGATTAATTTCAGCCTGGTGGATTTGGAATTGCATCATCGCTATCGTCCCAATGGCCCGGAAACCATTGAGCAAATTGGCGATCGCCTAGGGAAAATTACCACCATTTTGCCTCCCTTGCCGGAAAATGCTTTCCTCTGTTCATTCGGTCACATCTTTGCCGGGGGTTACGCCGCCGGTTACTACAGCTATAAATGGGCAGAAGTGCTCAGTGCCGACGCCTTTGCCGCCTTTGAGGAAGCCGGATTGGATAATGAAGCCGCTGTGCAAAGCACGGGTAAACGTTTTCGGGACACCGTGTTAGCCCTGGGGGGAAGCTTAGCCCCCGCAGTGGTGTTTGAAAAATTCCGGGGACGACAACCGGAAACGGCTCCTCTGTTGCGCCATAACGGTTTACTACCCAACGCCAGCTAA